A single region of the Clostridia bacterium genome encodes:
- a CDS encoding YaiI/YqxD family protein: MKLFIDADGCPVVNITCKIAKKYNLECIIICDTSHSFNIKDIETITVSKGNDSVDFYLVNKISKEDIVVTQDYGLAAMCLAKGALPINQNGIIFDDTNILSLLNQRHTAKKLRMSGVRLKGPSKRNKKCDDEFIKNLENLIEKYI, from the coding sequence ATGAAATTATTTATTGATGCAGACGGTTGTCCCGTTGTAAATATTACTTGTAAAATTGCAAAGAAATATAATTTAGAATGTATTATAATATGCGATACATCACATAGTTTTAATATTAAGGATATTGAAACAATAACAGTTTCTAAAGGTAATGACAGTGTAGATTTTTACCTTGTAAATAAAATTTCAAAAGAAGATATTGTTGTTACTCAGGACTATGGTCTTGCAGCGATGTGTCTTGCAAAAGGTGCATTACCGATAAATCAGAACGGAATAATATTTGACGATACAAATATATTATCCCTTCTTAATCAAAGGCATACTGCAAAAAAATTAAGAATGAGCGGTGTGAGGCTTAAAGGCCCGTCCAAGAGAAACAAAAAATGCGATGATGAATTTATTAAAAATCTTGAAAATCTTATTGAAAAATATATTTAA
- the alaS gene encoding alanine--tRNA ligase — MEKLGLNQIREEYLKFFESKGHLKMKSFSLVPNNDPSLLLINAGMAPLKKYFTGEEVPPKTRVTTCQKCIRTPDIENVGKTARHGTFFEMLGNFSFGDYFKEEATQWAWEFITKVMKMPVDKLWVTIYLDDDEAFDIWSKKVGVAPERIVRMGKEDNFWEIGQGPCGPCSEIYFDRGVECGCGKPDCKIGCDCDRFVEFWNLVFTQFDKDENGNYNRLAKPNIDTGMGLERLAVIMQGVNNLFEVDTIRSILDTVCKISGKTYGENAKDDISIRVITDHIRSTTFMISDGVIPSNEGRGYVLRRLLRRAARHGKLLGIKDMFLTDLADVVISQSKDAYSELYDNQEYIKKIISVEEKKFYKTIDSGMLLLADIIEDMKKNNKTVLDGETAFKLHDTYGFPLDLTKEIMNENSFEVDEETYKKEMKKQREQSQNARGDTSTLGWESDIAKMLKELNNCEFIGYDNLVCDAKIIAILKEGEKLDELISDEEAIIITDKTVFYGESGGQAGDTGLISYEKGEAYVTDTIKYSEGKIGHIVKLTKGMICVGDTVKLEVNKDLRMSTARNHSATHLLQKALKSVLGDHVNQAGSFVSADRLRFDFSHFEAMRDDEIKKVEKIVNLKILECLDINCKVMNIEEAKKSGAMALFGEKYGETVRVVSMGDFSKEFCGGTHLTNTSQIGFFKILSESGVAAGVRRIEAATGINFLNFFNDNLKVLNETARIIKINNTFDLPDKINALLSENKENKQTIESLRQKLSKNAVNDLIDDYKEINGVKVIISSQDNLSVSGLRSLSDAIKEKLSNEAAVAVLCGIEDEKIMFLASATKSALEKGVHCGKIIKDVTSIAGGSGGGKPDMAQGGGKDKDKIESALNSSYDIISEQVKG; from the coding sequence ATGGAAAAATTAGGACTTAATCAAATCAGAGAAGAATATCTTAAGTTTTTCGAAAGCAAAGGTCATCTTAAGATGAAAAGTTTTTCACTGGTGCCAAATAACGATCCGTCATTACTTTTAATCAATGCAGGTATGGCGCCTTTAAAGAAATATTTTACAGGGGAAGAAGTTCCTCCTAAAACAAGAGTTACAACTTGTCAGAAATGTATAAGAACACCGGATATCGAAAATGTTGGTAAAACTGCAAGACACGGTACATTTTTTGAAATGCTTGGTAACTTCTCTTTTGGAGATTACTTTAAAGAAGAGGCTACCCAGTGGGCATGGGAATTTATAACAAAAGTTATGAAAATGCCGGTTGATAAACTATGGGTAACAATATATCTTGATGATGATGAAGCATTTGATATATGGTCAAAGAAAGTTGGAGTTGCCCCTGAAAGAATTGTAAGAATGGGAAAAGAAGATAACTTCTGGGAAATAGGCCAGGGCCCTTGCGGACCATGTTCTGAAATATATTTTGACCGTGGCGTTGAATGTGGTTGTGGCAAGCCTGACTGTAAAATAGGATGCGACTGCGACAGATTTGTTGAATTCTGGAATCTTGTATTTACTCAGTTTGATAAAGATGAAAACGGAAATTATAACAGACTTGCAAAACCTAATATCGATACAGGTATGGGTCTTGAAAGACTTGCTGTTATTATGCAGGGCGTAAACAATCTATTTGAAGTTGACACAATAAGAAGTATTCTTGATACTGTATGTAAAATCAGTGGTAAAACATACGGTGAAAATGCAAAAGATGATATTTCCATCCGTGTTATTACCGACCATATAAGAAGTACAACCTTTATGATAAGCGACGGTGTTATACCGTCTAATGAAGGCAGAGGATATGTATTAAGAAGACTACTTAGAAGAGCAGCAAGACACGGTAAACTTTTAGGCATAAAAGATATGTTCTTAACCGACCTTGCAGATGTTGTTATCTCTCAGTCAAAAGATGCATACAGCGAACTTTATGACAATCAGGAATATATCAAAAAAATTATAAGTGTTGAAGAAAAGAAATTCTATAAGACTATTGACTCAGGTATGCTATTACTTGCAGATATTATAGAAGATATGAAGAAGAACAACAAAACAGTTCTTGACGGAGAAACTGCTTTTAAACTTCACGATACATATGGTTTCCCACTTGATTTAACAAAAGAAATAATGAATGAAAATTCTTTTGAAGTTGATGAAGAAACATATAAAAAAGAAATGAAAAAGCAAAGAGAACAATCTCAGAACGCAAGAGGGGATACATCTACTCTTGGCTGGGAAAGTGATATTGCAAAAATGCTAAAAGAACTAAACAACTGTGAATTTATAGGATACGACAATTTAGTTTGTGATGCAAAAATTATTGCGATTCTTAAAGAAGGCGAAAAATTAGACGAATTAATTTCAGATGAAGAAGCCATTATAATTACTGACAAAACTGTTTTCTATGGCGAAAGCGGAGGTCAGGCAGGGGATACAGGCTTAATTTCATATGAAAAAGGCGAAGCTTATGTTACTGATACAATAAAATATTCTGAAGGAAAAATAGGGCATATCGTAAAACTTACAAAAGGAATGATATGCGTTGGCGACACAGTTAAATTAGAGGTTAACAAAGATTTAAGAATGTCAACAGCAAGAAACCACTCTGCTACTCATTTGCTTCAGAAAGCGCTAAAATCAGTCTTAGGCGACCATGTTAATCAGGCAGGTTCCTTTGTATCAGCCGACAGATTAAGATTTGACTTTTCTCACTTTGAGGCTATGAGAGATGACGAAATTAAAAAGGTTGAAAAAATTGTTAACCTTAAGATTTTAGAATGTCTTGATATAAACTGCAAAGTAATGAATATTGAGGAAGCAAAAAAATCAGGCGCTATGGCTCTTTTTGGAGAAAAATACGGTGAAACTGTAAGAGTTGTATCTATGGGAGATTTTTCTAAAGAATTCTGTGGTGGAACTCATCTTACAAATACTTCTCAGATTGGCTTCTTTAAGATTTTATCTGAAAGCGGAGTTGCAGCAGGTGTAAGAAGAATTGAAGCGGCAACAGGTATAAACTTCTTAAACTTCTTTAATGATAACCTAAAAGTTTTAAATGAAACTGCAAGAATAATCAAAATAAATAATACTTTTGATTTACCTGATAAAATAAACGCATTATTATCTGAAAACAAGGAAAATAAACAGACTATTGAATCTTTACGCCAGAAACTTTCTAAAAACGCTGTAAATGATTTAATTGATGATTATAAAGAAATTAACGGTGTTAAAGTTATAATTTCCTCACAGGATAATTTAAGCGTGAGCGGTCTTCGTTCATTAAGCGATGCTATAAAAGAAAAACTTTCAAATGAAGCAGCAGTTGCTGTACTTTGCGGAATAGAAGACGAAAAGATTATGTTCCTTGCAAGTGCTACAAAATCTGCTCTTGAGAAAGGCGTTCACTGTGGTAAAATCATAAAGGATGTTACAAGTATTGCCGGAGGTTCAGGAGGAGGAAAACCTGATATGGCTCAGGGCGGAGGAAAAGACAAAGATAAAATAGAATCTGCTCTTAATTCTTCCTATGATATTATATCTGAACAAGTGAAAGGATAA
- a CDS encoding YdcF family protein: MKKLLKTTVITILSLITVFFLFLIYANVHVLKTGEKYIKNSYDVPESEYLLVFGASVQGNEVSFTLSQRLNKAIELYNNKKCEKIIVSGDHSTNDYNEVKAMKDYLVNSGIDENKIIMDHLGIDTFNSVEGLKENVNLNNAIFVTHEQHLKRALYYAEKLGINAYGVSCDNYSGENLKQQNKREFLARVKAFILCEIMDNDINKLNKLTKKIEYEIIY; the protein is encoded by the coding sequence TGTAATAACTATCCTTTCTTTAATTACTGTGTTTTTCCTTTTTCTGATTTATGCTAATGTTCATGTGTTAAAAACCGGCGAAAAATATATAAAAAATTCTTATGATGTTCCAGAGAGTGAATATCTGCTCGTCTTTGGAGCGTCAGTTCAGGGAAATGAAGTGTCTTTCACTCTTTCCCAAAGGTTAAATAAGGCTATTGAACTTTATAATAATAAAAAATGCGAAAAAATAATTGTATCGGGCGACCACTCAACAAATGATTACAATGAAGTAAAAGCAATGAAAGATTATCTTGTTAATTCAGGTATAGACGAAAATAAAATTATTATGGACCATTTAGGAATAGACACTTTTAATTCTGTGGAAGGTCTTAAGGAAAATGTTAACCTTAATAATGCTATATTTGTTACTCATGAGCAACATCTTAAAAGAGCATTGTATTATGCAGAAAAATTAGGGATAAACGCATATGGAGTTTCATGCGATAATTATTCAGGCGAAAATTTAAAACAACAGAATAAAAGGGAATTTTTAGCAAGAGTAAAAGCGTTTATACTGTGTGAAATTATGGATAACGATATAAACAAATTAAATAAACTGACTAAGAAGATTGAATATGAAATTATTTATTGA